In Taeniopygia guttata chromosome Z, bTaeGut7.mat, whole genome shotgun sequence, the sequence ggagggttacaggtgggggtgaaccatacattctggggggtgagatggaacagtccatttggcttttggacccctctgtaggtgagggttattgtccagccagtagggggcgttatattcgtcgtggctgtactattgtggttctcaatcatatttatctacccttcccaacaggaTTGTTCATCACATGTAAGGAATTTGAAGCTgtctggaaagaaaagcagcactaGGACTACCTGCTCTGATACCACACTAGCAGTCCAGTGACAGTGCAGATAACAGATCTTTGGAATAGTAATTCCCGTACTTAGCAAAAGTGAGGCTGAGTTTGTAGCCTACTTACAGAGAGCCCATTCTCTGCCTACATAACATGGATCTAACTCACTTACTCCTAACatctttaaaagtttaaaacaCCTTTGAAGTTAACCTTCGAAAGTCTAGCATGTTTGCTATGCAGCCACCTCTTGATCACACTTGTGCTTTTATTGCATTCATATTCGTCTTCAGATGAAGATATAAGACAGTCAAAGATCAGACTCACCAGACAAGTTTTGTTCTGTTCATGTTCTGAGTTCGCATATTTAAAGCCAGATGACAGAATCAACCTTATTTCTGCAAATTAAACAACTGGACTTGTGAGATTATTTTACCCTAAAAAGAGCTtctattttcaagaaaaaaacagatgtGACATGAGGCTATCCAAAAACTATGATAAGCAGCACAAAAAGATAATCCTTGAACTTATTTTTCATGGTTAAGAGTTTCATAGTAATATTCACTGCCACAGAATAGCATTAAAGAGTACAATTTCTATAAACTGGTGCTATTTGCTGAACAATTAAATTTGGGAATTGAATTGTTTCTCTGTCCTATCTGCTAGTAATTATCTGCCTGCTTAGGATATGTCAGCTCATTCTGTGTGCTAACATACAAAATTCTTTAATGAAATGGCCAGACACAAAGAACTACAGGAGATTCAGTAGCAAAAAAAGCTTTGACTGCCTAATGTTTGCTCTACAGAACATGACACCCAAAATACCATCTATAACACAGACGTAAAATTCTAAACACTaggcattttaaaattagaaacaaaGCTGAAAGGAGACCAACTAATATTGTGGTATGGTGGACTTTCAATCCAGTTTGCATGGCATTGCCACCAAAATATCATCAAAATAAATCAAGTCAAATCCGACTACTCGAATCTGAGCCCAAAATGAACAGTTCTGCCATGTTCAGAGATTGTGGAAATTTGGTATATGACATCGAGAAGAATCCCCAAAATCAATATATTAAGAACTGCAGAAATTTCTCTGTGGAAAGCTAAAATCAGTCTAGTAGCATTGTGTCTTTTCTCATCCTGAGTCCTGAGCAAGGCTTCTAAATGAGCTGTTGTTGCCTTTAGTCTCCAGTGGCCAAAAGAAACTCTCATTTGAGGTGAAACACAAGTAAGCAATATGTCTTTccttataaaattatttcttcaactGCATCTCCAGTTCTCATCTCCAGCCAGTTTGGTTGTAGGGTACCACAAAAGGGGTGACAACCTGAATTGGCTGTAATCCTTTCAAGTGCTAAAAGGAGATTCCAAGACACTACAGCAGACCTCTATCTCCCAACGTGTGCTGAAAGTCTCCTTTCtgaaggagaggcaggaaaacTAAAGCAGTGCTTTAGCTCAATGATTCTtttcccagccagcagctcagtGTGTGAAAATGGATAGTCCTCTGAATATTCCTGCTCAAAAACAGTGAATGAAACAAATGAGAAGCCCAAGCTATTTCACAAAATGTACCTTTATTTATTCATTGAAAAATAGCCCTGTGCTGTAGCCAAATATCCCCCACAGCACCAGTTACCTGCAGGGAACCTGGCACACAGTTTGAAACACAGACGTTGTAGCTGGAAACATCAGCAAAAACtagggaggggacagaggcaGTGTTGGCACTCAAATACAGTGTTAAGGCAATGCTATCCAGGCCACCTGAACCCAAGGTGGTTAGTTTTAGTcaccctcccttcttcccaaaGACTACAGACTTCTCATTTGAAGACTAAATTAGAACATAGAAAGTGAAGGAGTTTAAGAGTAGCTGATGTTCTGACAGAACCGGcttcaaataattaatttttatccCCATGATGCCTAGGAGCTCCTTGATCCAGAAATTCTAGGATGGTTCATAGCGCAGACATTCACAAGATTGTTACTGAAACTTGATTCCTTGAGCCAAAGGCAAATCTTTGCTGTAGTTGATTGTACTGAAAGAGAAACAACAAGTTAGAGACCAGACTTAATCACTGAGACAGATTATGAAGTCCACATCCTATGTACAAGCTGCTTATTTCTGTCACATCTAAACAAAAGATTTCTCTAAAGCAATTTGCCTACTTAAAATTATGAACTAACTTTACTCCAGTTTTCAATATACTAACCATGTAGAGGAAAAGACCATATTTGCCATTATCTCTTTCTTTATGGAGAATCTTACTTCTCTTTATCTATTTTTCTCATACTTGGAGAATGTCCAGATAGAAAAACCAAGGTGGAATTTCTCATGTTTGTAAGTCCTTGCATGGTAAGCAAAGATAGCACAGGTAAAGACTATGACAGTCAACAGAGGACACTAATCTTCATCCACTATGGGCTGTCAGGAGGTCTGTGGATAGCTAATCAACATATAGCTGAATCACCTACCAGAGGCAGTAGTGGTGCCCTCATGGTCTCCTCACTGTGGCTGAAACTCAGTGTATTTCCTGACAAGTTTCAGTAATTTTTCAGATGAATTTAAAATCAATTGAGGGtgaggggggaccccaaaaccaccttatttttttccccttggaaagTATAAAAAAAGTCTTCATAAAAACCCTTCAAATCTTCTTCTGCTATGAATGTGAAGAAAAGGCAATCACACTTATAGATGGTCACATTCAGCAAAGATAGTAGCCTTGTAGCCAAATATTTATATGCTTTGAACTTTTGGAAGTTCAtctgtaatttaaatttatctGGTCTGTCTTACCAAGTAGACCGTCTCATATAAAGTTTCCATGAATCACTTCCAGATTCTCTTCCCCCACCAGTGTGCTTTTCACCACCTGTAGCAAAAGCATTATAAATTAAAACCTATTCTTGGACATGGGAATCAGGACTAATTCGAGGAGGTAAGacatttttatgaaaatacatGGGAAAAGCTATTCCTTTCCCTTGTCCTATATCTGAGCTAAATTACCACCCCTCACAGCTAGCTCTCCCTTCATGCTTGATGTAAAAAAACATCTTCCTGGAGTTCAAAGGCTCATCACGGTGGCACTAGAGGAccttgttttaaaaacattcatCTTAACACAAGACAAGAGTACAAGAATGTGCTGGTTCTTGTACTGTTTAATTGGTAAGGTTAATACTTCTTCTTCCACCCCCTCATTTCCTTAGGTATATtagaaaagtgaaataaaggcaaaaatttgtatttaaagaTTTTCTCACAAAAATACTACATACTGTACATCTTATATAAAATTGCCAATATACACAGAATTGCTcaagattattttaattaaaacttctACACAGTTTTGCACCTGGCCATATATTTAAATACCTCCAGAATATATCTCTTGAGTTACACTCCTTTGATagaggggaggagaaggaaataacacatggaatttttaaaaacctaatataactatttttaaaagtttaaatctAACTACTGTTAGTCAATATCTGTTTTCTGCTAAAGCAGTATGATTCAAAATTAACTTcacttatttatttacatttagtCATTTAAATGGATTGAATAAAACATTGAAGAAGCATAAGTAACATACCAAAAGCACCTCCAATCTCAGCTCCACTGGTTGGGATGTTAACATTCACAATGCCACAATCAGATCCCTTTGGCCTACAAACAAAGATAAGGCACAATTCCTCCTTAGGATCAGGAAAGGCTCCCTCCCTAAAATGAGTGCTGTAAAATGCTCAACTAGCATTATGTAGGGTTTACAAAAGACATGAAAGACTGATCTCATGTTCCTCaagaaagtataaaaataatttaaattataccCAAGCCAGTGGAAAATCCGTCCCAAATCCTTGGTAAAGATACTGCTGGAAAGACCTTGTTTTACTTCATTATTCCAGGCAaaaacctcctcttcctcctagAAGAAACATGTGTCAATGGTTAAGCCATGACTATCCAAAGCAAAGCAGTTACAAAGAAGCtctgtgagaaaaaaacccaacatgcCACAGTGCAATGTACAGAACAGCACTGGGCAAATACACATGCACCAGCAatacctgcagtgctgcatgaAACACAGTCTGCTTTTGAACAGACATGAACAGCATCAACAATGAACACCAACAACAGGAATCTGTTCCTGTGCAGATTCTCATCGTAACTCCAGCACTCTTCACTGTGGCTACACAGTGAGTTGCATAGTGGCTATCTCACAGTACAGAACAAGAGCTACCAATTCTTGAAGCACTGGGACTATTGCATGGATATGACACACATCTGAGATCTCTCTTGTGACTCTACTGTTACCATCCTTGACAGTTGTTTCACCACTGTAATTTTACCTTAAATTTCAGCACATACAGTATGGGAGCAAACGTCTCAGTGTGGACAATGGGTGCATTATGAGGAAGGCCAGTCACAATGGTTGGTTCAACATAGTTTCCAGGGCGATTTataacctttaaaataatttaaaaataagcaagTAAGTTCCAATCAGCATTCAATTTAGTATTAGTGTAGAAAAGGAATCTTTCATGGTCTGACCACTACAGCTGAGAAGTCAGAAATGGAAGACCAGATAGTATGAGTAACTTAAGTTATGCttctatattttaaatacttaaataagtaaaatttaTGTCCACTAAGGATGTAATCAAACTGTAAAGTGTAGAAGCTGAAACTTCCATTCTCTTACTTGTAAGCTACTTAGAATTTTAAAGGTATAAAGAAGTTGCCAATGGAAGACATGAAGCCCCAGAATGATAAGTCAATGAGAATTAAGCATCCTGCATGATGAAGATGTACAAGTGATTGTCTTGTATCTCCAGTATTTCGACAGAACTGCAATTTACCTTTGTTACGTGTTTGACATTCACCATTTACAttgctttttgtattttcactATCACTTGCAATTGGGGAGTGGTCTAAGAGTAGCTTCCAAGTAGAATTGCCTTTACCctgtgtcctagggtgacgttatggtgtttgtatctccaatcatgtgttctgtttacgtttgatattatgttctgtgctttcagaactgactctgaaagtgaaggtttgttttgccttgttatcatctggttcacctccccccatggtctgctgtctagaaaaggctagggctggctggctggctcttgctttgcttgcttggcttgcttggcttgcttgctttgcctgctttcttgctttgcttgcttctgcttttgcctttgcttcctagttaggttagctaagcagtccaattctttccctggactgttgctttttcctttcctcttcctgaataccatccaacctgctctggacatctgggaaacaccaaggaacaccaggagcctgcattttgtgatctgcagcagccatccccagtgctggagagcaatccccagcgtccagacctgggcgaccactcccaggaaagactttctggatctgttcatctcttcagagtggtgaaagagttttgttgtcatctggtgttgttaattgttttggtgctggggagtgctttgttcgttgaataaacaggttcttttccacttctctctcagaggaaatttttccctgaaccaggtgggtggggaggggccgtgggggtttatttcctgggggctcctttcagagggttttcccaaaatttgccctaaactaggacacccTGAAGACAGGATTCCGATTCAAACAATTCTCAATCTGACTAACCTGATATCCTGTAGTAACTGATAGGACAAGCTGAGGTACAAGCTTGGCCTAAGCCATCatgttactgtattttttttcctagagcaCAAACTGTAGCAGCAAAAATAACTTAATCACCTTTCCACCACAGACCACTGAGCCACCTTGTTGTTTTGCTTGTTCTACTGCATCAAGGAACATTTTCACTGCTTCTTTGGTATGAAGAGGCCCATACAGAGTGTCAGCTAAAAAAAGATTCAGAAGCAAACTTTCATCAAAATTCTGTATGTTTGCAAATATTCTTATCACAACATCTTGGAATTAACTGTTCTTTCTGTCCAGGATGAGCAGTATTAGCCAGATTCTTCATCTTCCTTTCAGAGTTTGTATCCTAAATGAAACCAGCTATTTCCACCCCCTGGTAAATGACTAAAATTAGATACTTTGGATCTATAATCACTTTAgaatttaaacagaaagaaaccAGCAGCAACATTTTTCCTAAACCCAAGAGATGGAAATAGCTACTTACAATCCCATGGATCGCCAATGCGGACCTGGGCATAGGCCTTGGCAAGTTTTGCCACCACCTCATCATGGATGTTTTCATGGAGAAACTAAAACATGGTAAGAAAGTTGTAAGACAGTGCAGCCCATGTAACTATTCCTGAAGTACTACTGCACTTCAAAGGGGGCTGAATAAAGAATGGAAATATTATTGCTCGTATTCAGCAAAtcccaaaatgaaaaagagacAGAGGCCAAGGTTTCTGAAACAGCACTAACACCAAATAGAAAATGAAGATGTAAAACCTTCATCATAAAGATCAAAAACAAGCCAAGAAACAAGaatctgttttaattttacCCCATCTCAGATCAGTGTTACTGATGCGCTTTGTAAACATTTCAATTCAGTGTTCTAGAACAAACCCTCCAGAGATTTTATTGCCTCAGTTTGAGGAATCACTGCCCATCCAATACACCCAAATCAATTAACCTACATCCATTTTGCCTAATATTTATTGAATCAACCCAACTCTGACAAGACTATGCAGACACCGACACTATAACACCACTGAACTTGTTGAAAATGATTGGTTAAGAATTAATAACAAAGTAGGTAACACACACACCCCCTTGCTTTTCTGCAATATAAACACCGAACCAAAATTTGTAGTTGTCATAAGAAAAGCTCTGgcaatgaaaacagaaatacagaactTACTATTCTCCTGACTTACAGCATATTTAGAAATACATACAAAGAAACTGTTTAGAGCTAGAATTACACTGGAATGAAACTGTGTTATTTTTCCACCATACATTttttgacaaaataaaaatgtgttttaaatattattGCTCTTTGCAATATTAGAAATTGTTAGGCATTTTCTGAGCCAATTTGGAATTAAGTTAAAATTCAGAGCTACCCAAACCAGATGATACACATTTACTCACCAGCCTTCTAGCAGTTGTGCATCTCTGACCTGCTGTTCCCACAGCAGCAAATAAAGCAGATGGAATGACTAGGTTTAGATCTGCGTCttcaaacacttaaaaaaaattgaaatatgaGCATGTTACCGGAGTAAACAAGCAGTTCACAAAACTTAAGAAGATAAACAATATTAGAAACTGACAGGTTGGTCAGGAATCTTTAGGAATAGTTGCACTATTGCACAGCATGGTAAGAAACAAAGGAACACCTCAAAACTCCCACTATTTCTCCGCAGCTGGAATTAGACATATGCAATTGGCCTTAACTATAGGTTTGAACTACTGAAGAGAGCCGTTTGCAATAAAGTTTGCAAATAATTCCAGTTTCCTTTTAATTCAGGAAACTACAAGCAATTTTTTGACATTTCTCCACCTTGTCTGTCTCTCACTGAGAAGTTTATCAGCATAAAGTAGCAATCATAAAGTGTATCCATGTGGCCTTGTAAAAAGCATAGCTAAAACACACAGGTGTACAGTAATAAATTCAGTACAATGAACTGAAGAAATTCATCTGGCTAGAAGACATTGAGATGTTTTATAAAGCTCGACAGAGCCCCAAAAAATCACACAGCTTAACCAATCCCACTAAAGTCTCTTAATCATGCAAAACTATAATGAAGTTTGGGATGAAGTCCAACCAAACAATGATCCTGTGATCCTTCAAAGTCAATTCCAAAAAAGGCAGGactttaacattaaaaaatgaattacTTTCAAAGCATAAAAGAAATTTATACTGCTGGCTAAAAAGCCAcataggaaaaaagaaggaCCTGTTCAAATGTGATTTTCAAAGAATAGATAATGTAGCATCATGTTTGTACTTCAAATTTCAAGAGTATTTATATGTAAATAAGCACATTTGTCCAGAATATGAGAAAGGTGAAACAAAAGGCAACAGCACAACAGGACAACAATTTGGGTACTTACTGAGCTTATATATTATTTTCACTCAGCTTTATAGTATTTATGTTGTTTATCTAGGAACTGTTTCATACCCTAGGGTACTTAAGCCTGAAAAATGTGCTACTGAAATAAATACCTGTATGCTTTTCTTTCAAGTATCATAAGTATATTAGACTTTATATCTATGTACTTATAGTCTAAAATGCTAAAAGTGTAGTGCTCATGATATTACATATAATAGTGCAGTCAGGCATTCcaacaggcttcccagggaaatggtggagTCATTATGGATGGAAGTATCCAGAAGGTATGAGGACATGGCATTTGGAACATCGTATAGAGATGAATATGCTGGTGCTGAGTTAAGAGCTAAACTCAATCTTAAcggtcttttccaaccttaatgattctacaACTAAAACCATcataaaatcaaatttattttagtCCACAACCCATTATTGAAGCCTACTGCTTATCTCATTCTGCTCTCCTCTTCAACACTGATTACTTAAAACATCTTGGAATCTCACTTTT encodes:
- the ALDH7A1 gene encoding alpha-aminoadipic semialdehyde dehydrogenase isoform X2, which translates into the protein MHGRSGLIFTKACACELLPAGLVKFRNFVIPAPKRGEIVRQIGDALRQKINVLGSLVSLEMGKIFVEGVGEVQEYVDVCDYAVGLSRMIGGPILPSERPGHALIEQWNPVGLVGIITAFNFPVAVYGWNSAIAMICGNACLWKGAPTTSLVSVAVTKIIAKVLEDNKLPGAICSLVCGGADIGTAMARDERMDLLSFTGSTKVGKQVALMVQERFGRSLLELGGNNAIIVFEDADLNLVIPSALFAAVGTAGQRCTTARRLFLHENIHDEVVAKLAKAYAQVRIGDPWDSDTLYGPLHTKEAVKMFLDAVEQAKQQGGSVVCGGKVINRPGNYVEPTIVTGLPHNAPIVHTETFAPILYVLKFKEEEEVFAWNNEVKQGLSSSIFTKDLGRIFHWLGPKGSDCGIVNVNIPTSGAEIGGAFGGEKHTGGGRESGSDSWKLYMRRSTCTINYSKDLPLAQGIKFQ